The genomic DNA GTCAAATCAATAGTTTTCCCCTTCAGGCTGATACCCACCGCAACCTCGATCACCACATGCTCGATACCGCCTTTAACCGTCAGCGTATGGGTCGCGCGGTTATAGCTGAACTCAGCACCATCAGCGTATTTTGTGCCCCGGACATTTTTGTCGCTGAACGGTGGTTTATCGACGTCTGAGTACACCGCGCCCAGAATGACACCATCCTCGCCGTTGGCATCGAGCAGCACCTCAACCTGCTCCCCCACGTCAGGGAGCCAGTAATCCTTGTTATCCTGGGTATTGCGCTGCAGCACGTTAAGCCAGTTAGTGCGCAGGTTATCGCACTCAGGCAGACGAACGCGGGCCTGAACCTTGTCGGCATCAACGGCGCTGACCGTGCCGACCTGACGGGTGACACCTGCCATTATTTCTTCTCCTTTATTACCGTGGAGGTGCTGCCGTCCGGTTTATAGACGGTCAGCGTCTGGGTTTTGCCGGTCTTTTTACCTTTCTTCGCCTTGCCCTGCGTGACCGGCCCTCGTGCCACCTCCAGTTCGGTGATGTAGCCGCTGTTACGGTCAAATGCATGGCGGGCAGTGGTTATCAGCCATGGCCCGGATAACTGACCAAAGCCCACTAGTTCAATTTTGTTGCCTGCAGTCAACTGGGGCGTCCCCATCAGCGTCAGGGAGCCGTTCTGCTGGTATTCGTTATGTCTGGCCAGCGCCGAATCTGCTTTAATCCGGGCGCTGTCCGGGTCACTGACGCGGCTGTTGACCTTCAGTGAGTCGGCACTGGTGACCTTACCGCCTTTGGTTTGTTTGTCGCTTTCGCTGGTACCGCCATCAGCTTCATAAACGATCAGCTT from Klebsiella sp. WP3-W18-ESBL-02 includes the following:
- a CDS encoding phage baseplate assembly protein V — translated: MAGVTRQVGTVSAVDADKVQARVRLPECDNLRTNWLNVLQRNTQDNKDYWLPDVGEQVEVLLDANGEDGVILGAVYSDVDKPPFSDKNVRGTKYADGAEFSYNRATHTLTVKGGIEHVVIEVAVGISLKGKTIDLTADTTTVNGDLEINGNAHSTGSMLSDGQNSNHHSH